Proteins encoded together in one Streptomyces umbrinus window:
- the gltB gene encoding glutamate synthase large subunit, whose translation MRTPRQPSQHSANGQNWSFMDARPAAQGMYDPRNEHDACGVGFVATLTGEASHALVEQALTVLRNLEHRGATGSEPDSGDGAGILSQVPDTFFREVAEFELPEAGSYAVGIAFLPEDTADEAVSRIETIAADEGLTVLGWREVPTAPELLGATARSTMPLFRQLFVTDGSSQGIDLDRRAFVLRKRAEREADVYFPSLSARTIVYKGMLTTGQLEPFFPDLSDRRFASAIALVHSRFSTNTFPSWPLAHPYRFVAHNGEINTVKGNRNWMVARESQLVSDLFGDKGLDRVFPICTPDASDSASFDEVLELLHLGGRSLPHSVLMMIPEAWENHDSMDPARRAFYQFHATMMEPWDGPACVTFTDGKQVGAVLDRNGLRPGRYWVTDEGLVVLGSEVGVLDIDPAKVVRKGRLQPGRMFLVDTVEHRIIEDDEIKAGLAAENPYAEWLEAGEIELEDLPEREHIVHTHASVTRRQQTFGYTEEELRVILAPMAKSGGEPLGSMGTDSPIAALSERPRLLFDYFTQLFAQVTNPPLDAIREELVTSLRSSLGPASNLLEPTAASCRSVTLPFPVIDNDELAKLIHINADGDMPGMKAATLSGLYRVSGGGDSLAARIEEICTEADAAIENGARLIVLSDRHSDAEHAPIPSLLLTAAVHHHLIRTKQRTQVGLLVEAGDVREVHHVALLIGFGAAAVNPYLAMESVEDLVRAGTFLPGMESEQAIRNLIYALGKGVLKVMSKMGISTVASYRGAQVFEAVGLDTAFVQKYFIGTATKIGGVGIDVIAKEVAARHAKAYPASGIAPAHRALDIGGEYQWRREGEPHLFDPETVFRLQHSTRTRRYDIFKKYTDRVNEQSERLMTLRGLFGFKSGREPISIDEVEPASEIVKRFSTGAMSYGSISKEAHETLAIAMNQLGGKSNTGEGGEDADRLYDPARRSSIKQVASGRFGVTSEYLVNADDIQIKMAQGAKPGEGGQLPGHKVYPWVAKTRHSTPGVGLISPPPHHDIYSIEDLAQLIHDLKNANPQARIHVKLVSEVGVGTVAAGVSKAHADVVLISGHDGGTGASPLTSLKHAGGPWELGLAETQQTLLLNGLRDRIVVQTDGQLKTGRDVVIAAMLGAEEFGFATAPLVVSGCVMMRVCHLDTCPVGIATQNPVLRDRYAGKAEYVVNFFEFIAEEVREILAELGFRTIEEAVGHAELLDVERAVTHWKAQGLDLSPLFYVPELPEGTPLHQVIEQDHGLEKALDNELIKLAADALAADSATGAQPVRAQVAIRNINRTVGTMLGHEVTKKFGGAGLPDDTIDITFTGSAGQSFGAFLPRGVTLRLEGDANDYVGKGLSGGRVIVRPDRGADHLAEFSTIAGNTIAYGATGGELFLRGRTGERFCVRNSGATVVSEGVGDHGCEYMTGGHAVVLGETGRNFAAGMSGGIAYVIDLNRDNVNVGNLGAVEELDDTDKQWLHDVVRRHAEETGSTVAEKLLAEWAVSVERFSRIIPSTYKAVLAAKDAAERAGLTETEITEKMMEAATNG comes from the coding sequence ATGCGTACGCCGCGCCAGCCGTCCCAGCACTCCGCGAATGGCCAGAACTGGTCCTTCATGGATGCTCGCCCTGCCGCGCAGGGGATGTACGACCCGCGCAACGAGCACGACGCCTGTGGCGTCGGCTTTGTGGCCACCCTCACCGGTGAGGCGAGCCATGCGCTGGTCGAGCAGGCGCTGACCGTGCTCCGCAATCTGGAGCACCGCGGCGCGACCGGCTCGGAGCCCGACTCCGGCGACGGGGCCGGGATCCTCTCCCAGGTGCCCGACACCTTCTTCCGCGAGGTGGCCGAATTCGAGCTGCCCGAGGCGGGCTCGTACGCGGTCGGTATCGCCTTCCTTCCGGAGGACACCGCCGACGAGGCCGTCTCACGGATCGAGACGATCGCCGCCGACGAGGGTCTGACGGTCCTCGGCTGGCGCGAGGTCCCGACCGCCCCCGAACTCCTCGGCGCCACCGCCCGCTCGACGATGCCCCTCTTCCGTCAGCTCTTCGTGACGGACGGATCCAGCCAGGGCATCGATCTCGACCGCAGGGCGTTCGTGCTGCGCAAGCGTGCCGAGCGCGAGGCCGACGTGTACTTCCCGTCGCTCTCCGCCCGGACCATCGTCTACAAGGGCATGCTGACCACCGGCCAGCTTGAGCCCTTCTTCCCGGACCTGTCCGACCGCCGCTTCGCCTCCGCGATCGCGCTCGTGCACTCCCGGTTCTCCACGAACACCTTCCCGAGCTGGCCGCTCGCCCACCCGTACCGCTTCGTCGCGCACAACGGCGAGATCAACACGGTCAAGGGCAACCGCAACTGGATGGTGGCCCGCGAGTCCCAGCTCGTCTCCGACCTGTTCGGCGACAAGGGCCTCGACCGCGTCTTCCCGATCTGCACGCCCGACGCCTCCGACTCCGCGTCCTTCGACGAGGTGCTCGAACTCCTGCACCTGGGCGGCCGTTCGCTCCCGCACTCCGTGCTGATGATGATCCCGGAGGCGTGGGAGAACCACGACTCCATGGACCCGGCCCGCCGCGCCTTCTACCAGTTCCACGCCACGATGATGGAGCCCTGGGACGGCCCGGCCTGTGTCACCTTCACCGACGGCAAGCAGGTCGGCGCCGTACTGGACCGCAACGGTCTGCGCCCCGGCCGCTACTGGGTCACCGACGAAGGCCTCGTCGTCCTCGGCTCCGAGGTCGGCGTCCTCGACATCGACCCCGCGAAGGTCGTCCGCAAGGGCCGCCTGCAGCCCGGCCGCATGTTCCTCGTCGACACCGTCGAGCACCGCATCATCGAGGACGACGAGATCAAGGCAGGCCTCGCCGCCGAGAACCCGTACGCGGAGTGGCTGGAGGCCGGCGAGATCGAGCTGGAGGACCTCCCGGAGCGTGAGCACATCGTGCACACGCACGCCTCCGTCACCCGTCGTCAGCAGACCTTCGGCTACACCGAGGAAGAGCTGCGCGTCATCCTCGCGCCGATGGCCAAGTCCGGCGGCGAGCCCCTCGGCTCCATGGGCACGGACTCGCCGATCGCGGCCCTGTCCGAGCGCCCCCGCCTGCTCTTCGACTACTTCACCCAGCTGTTCGCGCAGGTCACCAACCCGCCGCTGGACGCCATCCGCGAGGAGCTCGTCACCTCGCTGCGCTCCTCCCTCGGCCCCGCGAGCAACCTCCTGGAGCCGACCGCCGCGTCCTGTCGCAGCGTCACACTGCCCTTCCCGGTGATCGACAACGACGAGCTGGCCAAGCTCATCCACATCAACGCCGACGGCGACATGCCTGGCATGAAGGCCGCGACGTTGTCCGGCCTGTACCGGGTCTCCGGCGGCGGCGACTCGCTCGCCGCCCGCATCGAGGAGATCTGCACCGAGGCCGACGCCGCCATAGAGAACGGCGCCCGGCTGATCGTCCTCTCGGACCGTCACTCCGACGCCGAGCACGCGCCGATCCCCTCGCTGCTGCTCACCGCGGCCGTCCACCACCACCTCATCCGCACCAAGCAGCGCACCCAGGTGGGCCTGCTGGTCGAGGCCGGCGACGTCCGCGAGGTCCACCACGTGGCCCTCCTCATCGGCTTCGGCGCCGCGGCCGTCAACCCGTACCTCGCGATGGAGTCAGTCGAGGACCTCGTCCGGGCGGGAACGTTCCTCCCCGGCATGGAGTCCGAGCAGGCCATCCGCAACCTGATCTACGCGCTCGGCAAGGGCGTCCTCAAGGTCATGTCCAAGATGGGCATCTCGACCGTCGCCTCCTACCGCGGCGCCCAGGTCTTCGAGGCCGTCGGTCTCGACACGGCCTTCGTCCAGAAGTACTTCATCGGTACGGCCACCAAGATCGGCGGCGTCGGCATCGACGTCATCGCCAAGGAGGTCGCCGCCCGCCACGCGAAGGCGTACCCGGCCAGCGGCATCGCGCCCGCGCACCGCGCCCTCGACATAGGCGGCGAGTACCAGTGGCGCCGCGAGGGCGAGCCGCACCTGTTCGACCCGGAGACGGTCTTCCGCCTCCAGCACTCCACGCGCACCCGCCGCTACGACATCTTCAAGAAGTACACGGACCGCGTGAACGAGCAGTCCGAGCGCCTGATGACGCTCCGCGGCCTGTTCGGGTTCAAGTCCGGCCGCGAGCCGATCTCCATCGACGAGGTCGAGCCGGCGAGCGAGATCGTCAAGCGCTTCTCCACCGGCGCCATGTCCTACGGCTCCATCTCCAAGGAAGCCCACGAGACGCTCGCCATCGCCATGAACCAGCTGGGCGGCAAGTCCAACACCGGCGAGGGCGGCGAGGACGCGGACCGTCTGTACGACCCGGCGCGCCGCTCGTCCATCAAGCAGGTCGCCTCCGGCCGCTTCGGTGTGACCTCCGAGTACCTGGTCAACGCGGACGACATCCAGATCAAGATGGCCCAGGGCGCCAAGCCCGGCGAGGGCGGCCAGCTGCCCGGCCACAAGGTCTACCCGTGGGTCGCCAAGACCCGGCACTCCACCCCGGGCGTCGGTCTGATATCCCCGCCGCCGCACCACGACATCTACTCCATCGAAGACCTCGCCCAGCTGATCCACGACCTGAAGAACGCGAACCCGCAGGCGCGGATCCACGTGAAGCTGGTCTCCGAGGTCGGCGTCGGCACGGTCGCCGCAGGTGTGTCCAAGGCGCACGCGGACGTCGTCCTCATCTCCGGCCACGACGGCGGTACGGGCGCCTCCCCGCTCACCTCGCTGAAGCACGCGGGCGGCCCCTGGGAGCTCGGCCTCGCCGAGACCCAGCAGACGCTCCTGCTCAACGGCCTGCGCGACCGCATCGTCGTACAGACCGACGGCCAGCTGAAGACCGGCCGTGACGTCGTCATCGCCGCGATGCTCGGCGCCGAGGAGTTCGGTTTCGCGACCGCGCCGCTCGTCGTCTCCGGCTGCGTCATGATGCGCGTCTGCCACCTGGACACCTGCCCGGTCGGCATCGCCACGCAGAACCCGGTGCTGCGCGACCGGTACGCCGGCAAGGCCGAGTACGTGGTGAACTTCTTCGAGTTCATCGCCGAGGAGGTCCGCGAGATCCTCGCCGAGCTGGGCTTCCGCACGATCGAGGAGGCCGTCGGCCACGCCGAGCTCCTCGACGTGGAGCGGGCGGTCACCCACTGGAAGGCACAGGGGCTGGACCTCTCCCCGCTCTTCTACGTGCCGGAGCTGCCCGAGGGCACCCCGCTCCACCAGGTCATCGAGCAGGACCACGGTCTGGAGAAGGCGCTCGACAACGAGCTGATCAAGCTCGCCGCCGACGCGCTGGCCGCGGACTCCGCGACCGGTGCCCAGCCGGTGCGCGCCCAGGTCGCGATCCGCAACATCAACCGCACGGTCGGCACCATGCTCGGCCACGAGGTGACGAAGAAGTTCGGCGGCGCGGGCCTGCCCGACGACACCATCGACATCACCTTCACCGGGTCGGCCGGCCAGTCCTTCGGCGCCTTCCTGCCGCGCGGTGTGACGCTGCGCCTGGAGGGCGACGCCAACGACTACGTCGGCAAGGGCCTCTCCGGCGGCCGGGTGATCGTCCGTCCCGACCGGGGCGCCGACCACCTCGCCGAGTTCTCGACGATCGCGGGCAACACCATCGCGTACGGCGCGACCGGCGGCGAGCTGTTCCTCCGGGGCCGTACCGGCGAGCGCTTCTGCGTCCGCAACTCCGGCGCGACGGTGGTCTCCGAGGGCGTGGGCGACCACGGCTGCGAGTACATGACCGGCGGTCACGCGGTCGTGCTCGGCGAGACGGGCCGCAACTTCGCGGCCGGTATGTCGGGCGGTATCGCGTACGTCATCGACCTGAACCGCGACAACGTCAACGTCGGCAACCTCGGCGCGGTCGAGGAGCTCGACGACACCGACAAGCAGTGGCTGCACGACGTCGTGCGCCGCCACGCCGAGGAGACCGGCTCCACGGTCGCCGAGAAGCTCCTCGCCGAGTGGGCCGTGTCGGTGGAGCGCTTCAGCAGGATCATCCCCAGCACGTACAAGGCAGTGCTCGCCGCCAAGGACGCCGCCGAGCGAGCCGGTCTCACCGAGACCGAGATCACCGAGAAGATGATGGAGGCGGCGACCAATGGCTGA
- a CDS encoding VIT1/CCC1 transporter family protein — MAIVETEATLHEAHRDNHTHRDVSGGWLRPAVFGAMDGLVSNLALMTGVAGGAVSHRTIVITGLAGLAAGAFSMAAGEYTSVASQRELVEAELDVERRELRKHPKDEERELAELYQARGVEPDLAREVARQLSTDPEQALEIHAREELGIDPGDLPSPSVAAVSSFGSFALGALLPVLPYLLGATALWPALLLAFLGLFACGAIVSRVTAKSWWYSGLRQLALGGAAAGVTYALGTLFGTAVG, encoded by the coding sequence ATGGCCATCGTCGAGACCGAGGCGACGCTTCACGAGGCGCACCGCGACAACCACACGCACCGGGACGTCAGCGGCGGCTGGCTGCGCCCCGCCGTCTTCGGTGCGATGGACGGTCTGGTCTCCAACCTGGCGTTGATGACGGGCGTGGCGGGCGGTGCCGTGTCCCATCGGACGATCGTCATCACCGGGCTCGCGGGGCTGGCCGCCGGCGCCTTCTCCATGGCGGCCGGCGAGTACACCTCCGTCGCCTCGCAGCGCGAGCTCGTCGAGGCCGAACTCGACGTCGAGCGGCGGGAGTTGAGGAAGCACCCGAAGGACGAGGAGCGTGAGCTCGCCGAGCTGTACCAGGCGCGGGGTGTCGAGCCCGATCTCGCCCGTGAGGTCGCCCGGCAGCTGTCGACGGATCCCGAGCAGGCCCTGGAGATACACGCCCGCGAGGAGCTGGGCATCGATCCCGGTGACCTGCCCTCGCCGTCCGTCGCCGCCGTGTCGAGCTTCGGCTCGTTCGCCCTGGGCGCCCTGCTCCCCGTACTCCCCTACCTGCTGGGCGCGACCGCCCTGTGGCCCGCTCTGCTGCTCGCGTTCCTCGGGCTCTTCGCGTGCGGTGCGATCGTGTCCAGGGTGACCGCGAAGTCCTGGTGGTACAGCGGACTGCGGCAGCTCGCGCTGGGCGGTGCCGCGGCCGGTGTGACGTACGCCCTGGGCACGCTGTTCGGTACGGCCGTAGGATGA
- a CDS encoding IS3 family transposase (programmed frameshift), whose product MAPPSKYSPEFREEAVQIALRSSKTISEVARELELNSETLRGWVKKHQKQQEPAPDAELTVNERARLKELERRNRELEMEVTFLKKAAGVLREGSPVASKYEFIDEMRLDTEEYAYSVEFMCGRLGVSRSGYYDWRSRPESATAQRREELKLLIKKAFDISDSTYGHRRIQAQLDRWGVAAGMELVRCLMRELGLVPCQPRPKRFGLTQAAAGQVPDLVGRDFTADAPGEKLVGDITYITTGEGWLYLATVIDCCTKEVIGYAMDDHYQTSLISRAIRNAARNRSLSAGAIFHSDRGSNYMSAEFGKTLNRFGLRRSSGRTGICFDNAMAESFFGVLKNERVSRVTYLTREAARQDITRYIEFWYNRKRLHSAVGYRPPREVHAEYEKLRIAA is encoded by the exons GTGGCGCCACCCAGTAAGTACTCGCCGGAGTTCCGCGAGGAAGCCGTCCAGATCGCGTTGAGGTCGAGCAAGACGATCTCTGAAGTCGCCCGGGAGCTTGAGCTGAACTCGGAGACGCTACGCGGCTGGGTGAAGAAGCACCAGAAGCAGCAGGAACCGGCCCCCGATGCGGAACTGACGGTGAACGAGCGGGCGCGCCTGAAGGAACTCGAACGACGCAACCGCGAGCTGGAGATGGAAGTTACCTTCCTGAAAAAAGCCGCAG GCGTACTTCGCGAAGGATCCCCGGTAGCAAGCAAGTACGAGTTCATCGACGAGATGCGGCTCGACACCGAGGAGTACGCCTACAGCGTCGAGTTCATGTGCGGCCGACTCGGCGTGTCCAGGTCCGGCTACTACGACTGGCGATCCCGCCCGGAATCCGCAACGGCCCAGCGGCGCGAAGAATTGAAACTGCTCATCAAGAAAGCCTTCGACATATCCGACAGCACCTACGGGCACCGGCGCATCCAGGCTCAACTGGATCGCTGGGGCGTCGCCGCGGGCATGGAGCTGGTCCGCTGCCTCATGCGTGAACTGGGCCTGGTGCCCTGCCAGCCAAGGCCGAAGAGGTTCGGCCTCACCCAGGCCGCAGCCGGCCAGGTACCGGATCTGGTGGGCCGTGACTTCACCGCAGATGCGCCTGGCGAAAAGCTCGTCGGTGACATCACCTACATCACGACCGGGGAAGGCTGGCTGTACCTCGCGACGGTCATCGACTGCTGCACGAAGGAAGTTATCGGTTACGCGATGGACGACCACTACCAAACCTCGCTGATATCCAGGGCGATCCGCAACGCGGCACGGAACAGAAGCCTCTCGGCGGGAGCGATATTTCACTCGGACCGCGGAAGCAACTACATGTCAGCCGAGTTCGGGAAGACGCTCAACCGGTTCGGACTGCGCAGGTCTTCCGGCCGTACCGGGATCTGTTTCGACAATGCCATGGCCGAATCGTTCTTCGGCGTGTTGAAGAACGAGCGCGTATCTCGGGTCACTTACCTGACCCGAGAGGCTGCCCGGCAGGACATCACTCGGTACATTGAATTCTGGTACAATCGCAAACGCCTCCACTCGGCGGTGGGTTACCGCCCTCCACGTGAAGTCCACGCCGAGTACGAAAAGTTGCGAATCGCCGCGTGA
- a CDS encoding wHTH domain-containing protein codes for MEEWPEPHQAFGPWELIDAYLHEHRNQTPRGTAEFREAVTALDACGLLTASPSWNHDALIRQATAPPLDGLPPYGYTGSALDAAPVSLAYCLSLVNNRTGRVGEALDRLKAARKHLPLHLPDMTAEARSLQCSAYDRHTLLDRSSGIMGIPAFRSLTIRDLLEHAHSDGGTLSQSVHHLSRFTAIGAPPLPGDFTGPDAETLADFEPDRFDLAAFDPGLLGPGTLGPLELVLVAGRFGWTLKRTYDRYAPFRCLGLNVEVGEPTRHEAEMTPTWYDVVILSEQLTGRTPALSGAVTADHIALCSEETDLSEAEVRERLRRYATLFQLQPEEGQKAS; via the coding sequence ATGGAGGAATGGCCAGAACCGCACCAGGCATTCGGGCCCTGGGAACTGATCGACGCCTATCTCCACGAACACCGGAACCAGACACCCCGGGGTACCGCGGAATTCAGGGAAGCCGTGACAGCGCTTGACGCCTGCGGTCTCCTCACAGCCTCCCCGTCCTGGAATCACGACGCACTGATACGGCAAGCGACGGCGCCACCTCTCGACGGCCTCCCCCCGTACGGATACACGGGTTCCGCGCTGGATGCGGCTCCTGTGTCCCTCGCCTACTGCCTGTCGCTCGTCAACAACAGGACCGGCAGAGTGGGCGAGGCCCTGGACCGGTTGAAGGCCGCGAGAAAACATCTGCCCCTCCACCTTCCCGACATGACGGCAGAGGCCCGTTCGCTGCAATGCAGCGCCTACGACCGGCATACGCTTCTCGACCGATCATCCGGCATCATGGGAATCCCCGCATTCCGCAGCCTGACGATCCGGGACCTCCTCGAACACGCCCACTCCGACGGCGGCACGCTCTCCCAATCGGTCCACCACCTCTCCCGCTTCACCGCCATCGGCGCCCCGCCCCTGCCCGGCGACTTCACAGGCCCCGACGCCGAGACCCTCGCCGACTTCGAGCCCGACCGCTTCGACCTCGCTGCCTTCGATCCCGGGCTGCTGGGCCCCGGCACACTCGGCCCTCTCGAACTGGTCCTGGTGGCAGGCCGTTTCGGGTGGACGCTGAAGCGGACGTACGACCGATACGCCCCCTTCCGCTGTCTCGGCCTGAACGTCGAGGTCGGCGAACCCACGCGGCACGAAGCCGAGATGACTCCCACGTGGTATGACGTGGTCATCCTCAGCGAGCAGTTGACCGGGCGCACTCCAGCCCTGTCCGGAGCCGTCACGGCGGACCACATCGCCCTCTGCTCGGAGGAGACGGACCTGTCGGAGGCCGAGGTACGCGAGCGCCTGCGACGGTATGCCACTCTCTTCCAGCTCCAGCCCGAGGAAGGCCAGAAAGCCAGTTGA
- a CDS encoding glutamate synthase subunit beta: MADPKGFLNHGREVARTRPVDVRLKDWNEVYVPGSLLPIIPTQASRCMDCGIPFCHNGCPLGNLIPEWNDYAYREDWSAASERLHATNNFPEFTGRLCPAPCESACVLGINQPAVTIKNVEVSIIDKAWDSGDVAPQAPERLSGKTVAVIGSGPAGLAAAQQLTRAGHTVAVYERADRVGGLLRYGIPEFKMEKRHINRRIEQMRAEGTRFRTGIEIGRDLKATDLRKRYDAVVIAAGATVSRDLPAPGRELNGIHFAMEYLPLANKVQEGDYVAPPITAEGKHVVVIGGGDTGADCVGTAHRQGAASVTQLEIMPQPGEDRAPHQPWPTFPMLYKVTSAHEEGGERVYSVSTTHFEGDEDGNVQWLHLVEVEFVDGKLTQKAGTERKIPAQLVTLAMGFTGTDQENGLVSQFGLDLDERGNIARDADFATNVPGVYVAGDAGRGQSLIVWAIAEGRSAARGVDRFLTGESELPAPIRPTDRSLMV; this comes from the coding sequence ATGGCTGATCCCAAGGGCTTTCTCAACCACGGCCGCGAGGTCGCCAGGACCCGTCCGGTGGACGTGCGTCTCAAGGACTGGAACGAGGTCTACGTTCCGGGCTCGCTGCTCCCCATCATCCCCACGCAGGCCTCGCGCTGCATGGACTGCGGCATCCCGTTCTGCCACAACGGCTGTCCGCTCGGGAACCTCATCCCCGAGTGGAACGACTACGCGTACCGCGAGGACTGGTCCGCCGCCTCCGAGCGCCTGCACGCCACGAACAACTTCCCGGAGTTCACGGGCCGGCTGTGCCCCGCCCCGTGCGAGTCGGCGTGCGTCCTCGGCATCAACCAGCCCGCCGTGACCATCAAGAACGTCGAGGTCTCGATCATCGACAAGGCGTGGGACAGCGGCGACGTCGCGCCCCAGGCCCCCGAGCGCCTCTCCGGCAAGACGGTCGCGGTCATCGGCTCCGGCCCGGCCGGTCTGGCCGCCGCGCAGCAGCTCACCCGGGCGGGCCACACCGTGGCGGTCTACGAGCGCGCGGACCGCGTCGGCGGCCTCCTGCGCTACGGCATCCCCGAGTTCAAGATGGAGAAGCGGCACATCAACCGCCGCATCGAGCAGATGCGCGCGGAGGGCACCCGCTTCCGTACGGGCATCGAGATCGGCCGCGACCTCAAGGCGACGGACCTGCGCAAGCGGTACGACGCCGTGGTCATCGCGGCCGGCGCGACCGTCTCCCGCGACCTGCCCGCCCCCGGGCGCGAGCTCAACGGCATCCACTTCGCGATGGAGTACCTGCCGCTCGCCAACAAGGTGCAGGAGGGCGACTACGTGGCGCCCCCGATCACCGCCGAGGGCAAGCACGTCGTCGTCATCGGCGGCGGCGACACGGGCGCGGACTGCGTGGGCACCGCCCACCGTCAGGGCGCGGCCTCCGTCACGCAGCTGGAGATCATGCCCCAGCCGGGCGAGGACCGTGCTCCGCACCAGCCCTGGCCGACGTTCCCCATGCTCTACAAGGTCACCTCCGCGCACGAGGAGGGCGGCGAGCGGGTCTACTCCGTCTCCACCACCCACTTCGAGGGCGACGAGGACGGCAACGTGCAGTGGCTGCACCTCGTCGAGGTCGAGTTCGTGGACGGCAAGCTGACGCAGAAGGCGGGCACGGAGCGCAAGATCCCGGCCCAGCTCGTCACCCTCGCGATGGGCTTCACGGGCACCGATCAGGAGAACGGCCTCGTCTCCCAGTTCGGCCTCGACCTGGACGAGCGCGGCAACATCGCCCGCGACGCCGACTTCGCGACCAACGTCCCCGGCGTGTACGTCGCCGGTGACGCCGGCCGCGGTCAGTCCCTCATTGTCTGGGCCATCGCGGAGGGCCGCTCGGCCGCCCGCGGGGTCGACCGCTTCCTGACCGGGGAGAGCGAACTGCCGGCCCCGATCCGCCCCACGGACCGCTCCCTCATGGTCTGA
- a CDS encoding ADP-ribosylglycohydrolase family protein, which yields MASIACVPSVPAPGDATGLRDRARGALLGLAVGDALGAPAENMKPSEIRARWGRITGYVTETPAGTDDTEYAIFSGLLLARHGSALTPRHVEAAWHHWIADLDEGPFRGAGFSERGTLENLRRGLAAPISAQHRHAWSDGLAMRAAPFGVFAAGRPAEAARLVAIDGSVSHDGEGIYGGQAVAAGVAAAMAGAPTMVVVASALAVIPDDSWTARSLRRAVACAHRGERAVRSAVVIGGYPWTDLAPEAVALAFGAYAAADGDFTEAVLTAVNMGRDADTTAAVAGALAGATKGASSIPPTWSAAIGPAKGSCLPSMRGHHILDVADLLTPDEDEVIQ from the coding sequence ATGGCTTCGATTGCCTGCGTTCCCTCGGTCCCGGCCCCCGGGGACGCCACCGGCCTCCGCGATCGGGCGCGCGGCGCACTGCTGGGACTTGCCGTCGGGGACGCGCTGGGGGCGCCCGCCGAGAACATGAAGCCGTCCGAGATCCGCGCACGCTGGGGCCGCATCACCGGGTACGTGACCGAGACTCCGGCCGGCACGGACGACACGGAGTACGCGATCTTCTCGGGGCTGCTCCTGGCCCGGCACGGTTCGGCCCTCACGCCCCGGCATGTGGAGGCGGCCTGGCACCACTGGATCGCCGACCTGGACGAGGGGCCCTTCAGGGGCGCGGGCTTCAGCGAGCGGGGCACGCTGGAGAACCTGCGGCGGGGCCTGGCCGCCCCGATCTCCGCCCAGCACCGGCACGCCTGGAGCGACGGCCTCGCCATGCGCGCGGCCCCCTTCGGCGTCTTCGCGGCGGGCCGCCCCGCGGAGGCCGCCCGCCTGGTGGCCATCGACGGTTCGGTGAGCCACGACGGCGAGGGCATCTACGGCGGCCAGGCGGTCGCGGCGGGCGTGGCCGCGGCGATGGCGGGCGCCCCGACGATGGTGGTGGTCGCCTCGGCCCTGGCGGTGATCCCCGACGACTCCTGGACGGCCCGTTCCCTGCGCCGCGCCGTCGCCTGCGCCCACCGCGGCGAACGCGCCGTCCGCTCCGCCGTCGTCATCGGCGGCTACCCCTGGACCGACCTCGCCCCCGAGGCCGTCGCCCTGGCCTTCGGCGCGTACGCGGCCGCCGACGGCGACTTCACGGAAGCGGTCCTGACCGCCGTGAACATGGGCCGCGACGCCGACACCACGGCAGCGGTGGCAGGCGCCCTGGCCGGCGCGACGAAGGGCGCCTCGTCGATCCCTCCCACCTGGTCAGCAGCAATCGGCCCGGCAAAGGGCAGCTGCCTCCCATCCATGCGGGGCCACCACATCCTCGACGTGGCGGACCTCCTGACCCCGGACGAGGACGAGGTAATCCAGTGA